A region from the Tigriopus californicus strain San Diego chromosome 9, Tcal_SD_v2.1, whole genome shotgun sequence genome encodes:
- the LOC131887416 gene encoding E3 ubiquitin-protein ligase RNF10-like codes for MSSSPGLIALPVAASSRSLPLTPPAAVSMASAPPLPPSASSAPRSSSHQRNPGLINANGGLDAKKGDSLPGFHHGKSGKSASARHRGSRGPKPDSVQGGARSHTNSNQPQTYGKGRFQPKRSAQRHSSGYQSEDSVALAVAPADEFEYGSVFKSGCKKRNFNHLLNFQYEPRGINQPRRQTGEYNARSYGGTRRKNSGNYRPKYKKEQYLQANCQFVVRTDGDYTANLTNPDCIVDWDLVEQVGLKTSGVPSCPICLYPPTAAKIARCGHIFCWSCILHYLALSDYPSRDCPICFVAIFKQDLKSVVSLLHSDYNTGSEIEMRLMRRERSSLFAVPVGQYHPEINKKHPSVSMANNSYSQLLLASPFEVANEIIARERNELEEQYRCDKDEPESCFIQEALQYLTQREALIRACKGFTATNNIKGHSLTEVKELQEIPAPVDKLANTMANSPLSKSPDGDEDVGQLERPRHLSSSSDGASSVEIEMEDDAITAEDLDLSNLQPANKNEEDGVNSSEVLSRSNVPKDTFYFYQSADGQPIYLHALNVQMLVHQFGSFENCPSVIKGKIVEKDSTAMSEDLRNRLRYLRHLPITSMFEVCELQLSIPAHFSPETLALFKEQIESRRRKRARRARDEKRREKKIQLEEDKLLGKFPGAKLRIESEFHFPEVGRGPALLDIEHPTLNESFASSRSTESLDSVEGNVGLASQGVQWGRPRPVDETIHESAPASKSFATMLRRGAPNHSSALKRSETFPTPVAPRPTNHSDSEPEPEGYVPPPPQAKLGDSLAQALEQFSLNKAQNPISKDKGRKKGKKMKGTKFSLTG; via the exons ATGAGTTCGTCCCCCGGGTTGATTGCCTTGCCCGTTGCCGCCTCGTCTCGGTCGCTCCCATTGACGCCCCCCGCTGCCGTGAGCATGGCCTCCGCGCCGCCTCTGCCACCGTCCGCTTCGTCGGCCCCGCGTTCTTCCTCTCATCAACGCAACCCGGGCCTCATTAATGCTAACGGCGGTCTGGATGCCAAAAAAGGCG ACTCATTGCCCGGATTTCACCATGGAAAGTCTGGCAAGTCGGCTTCAGCCCGACATCGAGGATCTCGTGGCCCCAAACCCGACTCCGTTCAAGGTGGGGCCCGATCCCACACCAATAGTAACCAACCTCAAACTTATGGCAAAGGTCGCTTTCAACCCAAGCGGTCTGCTCAACGCCATTCCTCCGGATATCAATCTGAAGATTCTGTGGCCTTGGCTGTAGCCCCGGCGGATGAGTTTGAATATGGATCAGTTTTTAAATCTGGATGCAAGAAACGCAATTTCAACCACTTGTTGAACTTTCAATATGAACCCCGCGGAATCAATCAACCTCGCCGGCAGACGGGCGAATATAACGCTCGTTCGTATGGAGGCACACGGCGTAAGAATTCCGGCAACTATCGACCCAAATACAAGAAAGAACAATACCTTCAAGCCAA TTGTCAATTTGTGGTTCGAACGGATGGCGACTATACGGCCAATCTGACCAATCCAGATTGTATCGTAGACTGGGACTTGGTGGAACAGGTGGGCCTTAAGACGAGTGGTGTACCCTCTTGCCCAATTTGTTTGTATCCACCGACGGCTGCCAAGATTGCTCGATGTGGGCACATCTTTTGCTGGTCCTGCATTCTTCATTATTTAGCCCTCTCCGACTATCCATCGAGAGACTGCCCAATCTGCTTCGTGGCCATTTTCAAGCAGGATCTTAAGAG TGTGGTGTCCCTGCTCCATTCGGATTACAACACGGGCTCCGAAATCGAAATGAGACTTATGCGGCGAGAAAGGAGTTCACTTTTCGCGGTTCCGGTTGGCCAATACCATCCGGAGATCAACAAGAAACACCCGTCCGTCTCGATGGCCAACAATTCCTACTCGCAGCTTTTGCTCGCCTCGCCGTTTGAAGTGGCCAACGAGATCATTGCCCGTGAGCGCAATGAATTGGAAGAACAATATCG TTGTGACAAGGATGAACCGGAGTCGTGCTTTATCCAAGAGGCCCTCCAATATTTAACTCAACGTGAGGCTTTGATCCGGGCTTGCAAAGGATTCACTGCAACCAACAATATCAAGGGTCATAGCCTGACTGAAGTGAAGGAGTTGCAAGAGATCCCTGCTCCTGTGGACAAGCTTGCCAACACCATGGCCAATAGCCCATTGAGTAAGTCTCCGGATGGTGATGAGGATGTTGGTCAGCTCGAACGTCCTCGGCATCTCAGCTCGAGTAGTGACGGAGCTAGTAGCGTTGAAATCGAAATGGAGGACGACGCTATCACAGCTGAAGATCTAGACTTGTCGAATCTTCAGCCCGCCAATAAGAATGAGGAAGATGGAGTCAATTCAAGCGAAGTGCTCAGCCGAAGCAACGTGCCTAAAGACACGTTCTACTTCTATCAATCGGCCGACGGTCAACCCATCTATTTGCACGCTCTCAACGTTCAAATGTTGGTCCATCAGTTTGGCTCGTTCGAGAACTGCCCTTCAGTGATCAAGGGTAAAATTGTGGAGAAGGACAGCACGGCCATGAGCGAGGATTTACGGAACAGGTTGCGATATCTTCGTCACCTGCCCATAACTAGCATGTTCGAGGTGTGCGAGTTGCAACTGAGCATTCCCGCCCACTTTTCGCCCGAAACCTTGGCCCTATTCAAAGAGCAGATCGAAAGCCGGCGTCGAAAACGTGCCCGTCGGGCTCGAGATGAGAAACGTCGcgaaaagaaaattcaattggaagaGGACAAGTTGTTGGGCAAGTTCCCTGGAGCCAAGTTGAGGATTGAGTCCGAGTTCCATTTCCCGGAGGTTGGACGGGGTCCAGCTTTATTGGATATCGAGCATCCTACCCTTAACGAAAGCTTTGCCTCCTCAAGATCAACCGAATCGTTGGACTCAGTTGAGGGTAATGTTGGATTGGCCTCGCAAGGAGTACAATGGGGAAGACCACGCCCCGTCGACGAGACTATTCATGAGTCAGCGCCCGCAAGCAAGAGCTTTGCCACTATGTTGAGACGTGGCGCACCCAATCATTCGAGCGCTTTGAAGAGAAGTGAGACTTTCCCTACTCCTGTTGCCCCTCGACCGACCAACCATTCGGATAGCGAACCTGAACCCGAAGGCTATGTGCCACCTCCCCCGCAAGCCAAGCTGGGCGACTCTTTGGCTCAAGCTTTGGAACAGTTCTCGCTAAATAAGGCTCAGAATCCGATCTCGAAGGATAAAGGACGCAAGAAAGGCAAGAAGATGAAGGGCACGAAGTTTAGCTTGACCGGTTAA
- the LOC131887418 gene encoding fatty acid-binding protein-like: MDQLMGTFNFDRNENFEAYLGTMGVPYLAKKMMSKTTPTIAIRREIDEWIIEIKTMVMNQTIKFKLDQPFEDSFPMGGGSFQTTPKATGEAEITLFASTQKGDVERTFRILEDELVMHWKNRTKSVECKRYFKRSHK; this comes from the exons ATGGATCAACTGATGGGAACTTTCAACTTTGACAGGAATGAAAACTTTGAAGCCTACTTGGGAACCATGG GCGTACCCTACTTGGCCAAGAAAATGATGAGCAAAACCACACCTACCATTGCCATTCGGCGGGAGATTGACGAGTGGATCATTGAGATTAAGACAATGGTCATGAATCAgaccatcaaattcaaattggatcAACCTTTCGAGGATAGCTTTCCCATGGGCGGGGGATCATTCCAA ACCACACCGAAAGCCACAGGAGAAGCTGAAATTACCCTCTTCGCCTCAACCCAAAAGGGAGACGTGGAACGAACATTCAGGATACTAGAAGACGAATTAGTAATG CATTGGAAAAATCGAACAAAGTCCGTGGAATGCAAACGATATTTCAAGAGATCTCATAAGTGA
- the LOC131887415 gene encoding NFX1-type zinc finger-containing protein 1-like, protein MEDTLDLQKAIQRYIRSPNLTKVEILIHFNASHWSRIWRNADNWDTVKVLISVVKKIVKLHGFFPEISRDLIAKIINDKFVVEIKDALNGAVDRTELKDVLDTLRDVDASVGLDDDTLKALMRTADASYGRAEKTPKPERIFPADFLEDTMKELKANKKVGAFKSKEDYVSIHRELLRQDYLIPLKQYLDQMGNNRSTACADYDLASIESLEIPARKLLLKLNVPKLTEQLRNKTSKKRLEEGSLIFLIPADACQSRPLFGLVCFPATELIRGKLYVSVTLLNPDDWTKINLNKKYKFFEYLKHYETHIHPILCLDKPVNDQFDATLVHCINNDQGISCESGSDNAVTINALLKSETNSPEIQIHHAKDLVNHLQEASPINKEDPRQLSMVEFLESSSNAENFKLNDIQLQGIKFVLNNKLSLIQGGPGTGKSFMGKTLVHFFLQNASFWSNSPSKTPIIIMSYTNRALDSFLEDVLPFTQKVIRLGSQFKSSQLEQYSLNEILAVTRNSRHPNFIFVEKDLISQLSDLKAKLQNEIEMLNNSLNILNFSDERYVRKNGILLVPGMKINWKNDEIRKWMNGDTSDEMVIDQPHWEIPISERMPLVFSAQTLFQAGIQEEVANQTKLILSLKRKIEEIQTLESIEVLKKADVIGVTVIGAIKFKKMLEFINNRIVVIEEAGQILESQVLAALPSSCTQLVMIGDHQQLKPITTTYELTKKYSMNVSMFERLINNKIPFVELQEQCRMRSEISNLVSNIFYSNVRDHRSCHTLPDVKGVSSNLLFFSHQERESEDPNAVTSKSNEYEAAFALGIASYLCSFHDPTQITVLSTYTGQFEVLNHLVNVRFPKCRDIKLAVVDNYQGQENDIVILSLVRGGAESIGFLKESNRVCVALTRARLGLFVIGHVDSLTQKSPLWRRVVDHFRGENRLVSKFPLVCPSHKSSKIEMTDVEQFERATKNHWCQEKCAMELLCSHICPEVCHLEDKSHKSRFSCQSPCLKHCSEGHLCLKPCSATCFPCQEQESVRFEPCGHVALAPCASLRLPRTCSVETKIVLPCGHENNGKCGDHERICDAACEIELPCGHLCQRTCHLSTDPQDHTRQCQEPCAMLKKDCQAHHPCEKACFQTCEPCDVPVSIDLPCGHPNSDLVCSTNLDEFDCMSKCNRMLICGHHCRQFCYECRNGCGPCPSARIVHLACGHSEKVSCSQLKSHKCSQPCSRIMPCGHPCPLQCGDICSQAQCQVVVSSSTSLNLKIAACSHSTKTPCYLLNSTTPKFGGDAQTLLPCLEICSEVLDCGHTCLWKCEDCSGGKLHFPCLDRCSRSLICGHICESTCGVPCPPCRKKCEIRCAHQACRSKCGDPCSNFCKVKCEAHCAHGQCKKKCSAIDGHLICNEQCQKRMKCGHFCSGFCREECPKECLQCQSGQIQKLCVLPCGHTICVDRISSEGEIVTLPKCEICSRVIGHHHRFQPILAYWKNRICNAMDRIFQFNTSASKLKTLAEETVATIDDKEIRANVEKRLKNPKNPWTAIDLTVLVYKLKVLNECPNSEAAFRKETAKKLMKFGACREEFFLRLLDYLHQFNISTDVCLNVQFFSFENGAWLVRKDGETIEVDYSVPK, encoded by the exons ATGGAGGACACGCTTGATCTTCAGAAAGCCATCCAGCGATATATCAGGTCGCCGAATTTGACCAAAGTTGAGATTCTAATACATTTCAATGCATCACATTGGAGCCGAATCTGGCGAAATGCTGATAATTGGGACACAGTGAAGGTGTTGATATCAGTTGTGAAGAAGATCGTAAAGCTTCATGGATTCTTCCCGGAGATATCTCGTGACCTAATCGCCAAAATtatcaatgacaaatttgtaGTCGAGATCAAGGACGCTTTGAACGGAGCCGTGGATCGGACAGAATTGAAAGACGTATTGGATACATTACGAGATGTCGATGCAAGTGTTGGGCTGGACGACGACACACTTAAAGCTTTGATGAGGACTGCAGATGCTAGCTATGGTCGAGCCGAGAAAACTCCCAAACCTGAGCGCATCTTTCCTGCTGATTTTTTAGAAGACACCATGAAAGAATTGAAAGCGAACAAAAAAGTCGGCGCTTTTAAGAGTAAAGAAGACTATGTCAGCATTCATCGAGAGCTTCTCAGGCAAGATTATCTGATACCTctaaaacaatatttggatCAGATGGGAAACAATCGTTCTACCGCCTGTGCCGACTACGATCTAGCTTCCATTGAAAGCTTAGAGATTCCTGCTCGAAAATTACTCCTCAAGCTgaatgttccaaaattgacgGAGCAACTTCGaaacaaaacatcaaaaaagcGCCTCGAAGAAGGGTCATTGATTTTTCTGATACCGGCTGATGCTTGTCAAAGTCGTCCGTTGTTTGGACTAGTTTGTTTTCCTGCAACGGAGCTTATCCGAGGCAAGTTATATGTGAGCGTGACTTTACTGAATCCTGATGACTGGACCAAGATCAATCTCAATAAGAAGTACAAGTTCTTCGAGTACCTGAAACATTATGAAACTCACATTCACCCTATTCTGTGTTTAGACAAACCAGTGAATGACCAGTTCGATGCTACTTTAGTTCACTGTATTAACAATGACCAAGGCATAAGTTGTGAAAGTGGAAGTGACAATGCGGTAACCATAAATGCTTTGCTGAAAAGTGAAACCAATTCACCTGAGATCCAAATCCATCATGCTAAAGACTTAGTTAACCATCTCCAAGAAGCAAGCCCTATCAACAAGGAAGATCCACGGCAATTGAGCATGGTCGAATTTCTCGAATCCTCGTCAAACGCAGAgaacttcaaattgaatgatATTCAATTGCAAGGAATTAAATTTGTCCTCAACAATAAATTGTCGCTAATCCAAGGTGGTCCTGGAACAGGTAAAAGTTTCATGGGAAAGACTTTGGTCCATTTCTTCTTGCAAAACGCCTCCTTTTGGTCCAACAGTCCATCTAAAACCCCGATTATTATCATGAGCTATACCAATCGTGCGTTGGATTCATTCCTCGAGGATGTCTTGCCTTTCACACAAAAAGTGATCCGATTAGGAAGTCAATTCAAGTCCAGTCAATTGGAACAATACTCGTTGAATGAGATTCTTGCCGTGACGAGAAATTCCAGGCATCCGAATTTCATCTTTGTCGAAAAGGATTTGATATCGCAATTGTCGGATTTAAAGGCCAAGCTGCAAAACGAAATCGAAATGCTAAATAACAGTTTAAACATCTTAAACTTTTCCGATGAAAGATATGTGCGAAAGAATGGAATCCTGTTAGTCCCAGGTATGAAAATTAACTGGAAAAATGACGAAATACGTAAATGGATGAACGGTGATACATCGGATGAAATGGTTATCGATCAACCCCATTGGGAAATACCCATTTCAGAAAGAATGCCTCTTGTATTCTCTGCTCAAACCTTATTTCAAGCCGGAATCCAGGAAGAAGTGGCCAATCAAACAAAACTCATCTTAAGTCTTAAACGCAAAATAGAGGAAATCCAAACTTTGGAAAGTATTGAGGTTCTGAAGAAAGCAGACGTGATTGGGGTCACCGTGATTGGAGCAATAAAGTTCAAGAAGATGTTGGAGTTCATTAACAACCGAATCGTCGTCATTGAAGAGGCTGGCCAGATCCTGGAATCACAAGTTTTGGCAGCCTTGCCCTCGTCTTGTACACAATTGGTGATGATTG GTGATCATCAACAACTGAAACCAATCACCACCACTTATGAGCTGACCAAGAAATACAGCATGAACGTTTCCATGTTTGAGCGGCTCATCAACAATAAGATTCCGTTCGTGGAATTGCAGGAGCAATGTCGAATGCGATCTGAAATTTCCAACCTTGTTTCCAACATTTTCTATTCAAATGTGAGAGATCACCGAAGTTGTCATACCTTACCCGATGTGAAGGGCGTTtcctcaaatttgttgttcttctCCCACCAAGAACGAGAATCCGAGGACCCGAATGCCGTCACAAGCAAATCTAACGAATACGAAGCTGCCTTTGCATTAGGCATCGCTTCCTACCTCTGCAGTTTTCACGATCCAACCCAAATCACTGTCCTCTCTACGTACACGGGccaatttgaagttttgaatcaTCTAGTGAACGTGCGATTTCCCAAATGTCGTGATATCAAATTGGCTGTGGTAGACAATTACCAAGGTCAGGAGAACGACAtcgtcattttgtcattggtCCGGGGTGGTGCGGAATCGATTGGATTTCTCAAGGAATCCAACCGAGTGTGTGTAGCGTTAACCCGAGCTCGATTGGGTCTCTTTGTCATTGGACATGTCGATAGTTTGACCCAGAAATCCCCGCTCTGGCGTCGAGTGGTCGACCATTTTCGAGGTGAAAATCGCCTGGTCAGCAAATTCCCATTGGTCTGTCCTAGCCATAAATCTTCCAAAATAGAAATGACCGATGTGGAGCAATTTGAAAGGGCTACCAAAAACCACTGGTGCCAAGAAAAATGCGCAATGGAATTACTGTGCTCTCACATTTGTCCCGAGGTTTGTCATTTGGAGGATAAGAGTCACAAATCTCGGTTTTCCTGCCAATCACCGTGTTTAAAACATTGCTCCGAAGGGCATCTTTGCCTCAAGCCTTGTTCAGCCACTTGCTTTCCTTGTCAAGAACAAGAGAGTGTGCGATTCGAACCTTGCGGTCATGTGGCTCTGGCTCCATGTGCCTCTTTGCGACTTCCTCGAACTTGCTCAGTTGAAACGAAGATAGTCTTGCCTTGTGGACATGAAAATAACGGCAAATGTGGCGATCACGAGCGTATTTGCGACGCTGCTTGTGAAATTGAACTCCCGTGTGGTCATCTCTGTCAAAGAACATGCCATTTGAGTACCGATCCCCAAGATCATACAAGGCAATGTCAGGAACCATGTGCTATGCTCAAGAAGGATTGTCAGGCACATCATCCTTGTGAAAAAGCGTGTTTTCAAACTTGCGAACCGTGTGACGTCCCTGTATCCATCGATCTTCCATGCGGTCATCCAAATTCGGATCTTGTATGTTCTACGAATCTTGACGAGTTCGATTGCATGTCCAAGTGCAATCGGATGCTGATATGTGGCCATCATTGTCGACAATTTTGCTACGAGTGCAGGAATGGTTGTGGTCCCTGTCCAAGTGCGAGAATCGTGCATTTAGCCTGTGGACATTCTGAGAAAGTAAGCTGTTCCCAACTGAAATCCCATAAATGCTCTCAACCTTGTAGCCGAATTATGCCCTGTGGACATCCTTGCCCTTTACAGTGTGGGGATATTTGTTCTCAAGCTCAATGCCAAGTAGTCGTCTCAAGTTCTACGAGCTTAAACCTGAAAATTGCTGCATGTTCACATTCAACAAAGACTCCGTGTTATCTTTTGAACTCGACCACTCCTAAATTTGGTGGCGATGCCCAAACATTATTGCCTTGTTTGGAAATTTGCTCCGAAGTTTTGGATTGTGGGCACACTTGCCTTTGGAAATGTGAGGACTGCTCTGGCGGAAAGCTTCATTTTCCATGTTTGGACCGATGTTCTAGGTCTCTGATCTGCGGCCATATCTGCGAATCTACTTGTGGCGTGCCTTGTCCTCCTTGTAGGAAAAAATGTGAGATTCGTTGCGCTCACCAAGCTTGCCGGTCCAAATGTGGAGACCCCTGTTCCAATTTTTGTAAG GTGAAATGCGAGGCACATTGTGCTCACGGCCAATGCAAAAAGAAGTGCTCTGCGATTGATGGGCACCTCATTTGCAATGAACAATGtcagaaaagaatgaaatgtgGTCATTTCTGCTCGGGATTTTGTAGGGAAGAATGCCCAAAAGAGTGTCTGCAATGCCAATCCGGACAAATTCAAAA GTTGTGCGTTCTACCGTGTGGACACACAATTTGTGTGGATCGTATATCAAGTGAAGGAGAAATAGTGACACTCCCAAAATGTGAGATTTGCTCAAGGGTGATCGGTCACCACCACAGATTTCAACCAATATTGGCTTATTGGAAGAATCGAATCTGCAATGCTATGGACAggatatttcaattcaatacaAGTGCATCAAAACTCAAAACCTTGGCGGAAGAAACCGTGGCCA CCATCGATGATAAAGAGATTCGAGCCAATGTGGAAAAACGCTTGAAGAATCCCAAGAACCCCTGGACAGCCATCGACTTGACCGTTTTAGTTTACAAGCTCAAAGTCTTGAACGAATGCCCAAATTCTGAAGCCGCTTTCCGCAAGGAAACTGCCAAAAAACTAATGAAATTCGGAGCCTGTCGGGAAGAGTTCTTTCTTCGACTGCTAGATTATTTGCATCAATTTAACATATCTACGGACGTTTGCCTGAACGTCcagtttttttcgtttgaaaacGGTGCTTGGCTCGTGAGGAAAGACGGAGAAACAATTGAAGTCGACTACTCTGTTCCCAAATAA
- the LOC131887417 gene encoding uncharacterized protein LOC131887417, whose amino-acid sequence MVAKKPVKTLRELCLKAIPTLVTTHIRKMASKSSALQWYSILDGDMEVNRDHLLQAQVKLSQKCINEQIIWYDYEDVFKALLKGVEEAITKTRKLWNPAGDMAQYRQEMEATSSFTDLVLLPMLRRLDFRYIPKSLRSRVVDRFETYSELRELILGTGQGGQWLFKGMIPGLIRGLKVMTKLERFTCKHDCTVELVAILSETCAKTLKVLDVENSKGVTNKAAPYIMLMSNVEELNLFNTPMDDESKARILISLPNLTNLVRGDFLCEALGWIDYLEEVDAPQFLLTDFFPSQSYYFHEEWQMEMVGRMCPYMATMYFIFHESCVPDYLVLATFEYLTELDLYGGSFYKDKVKDLLSLRGFHLKRLNLIAMSQVDYGALAHISQTCPDLIRLGLNNCDLGHYRPVSDPNSDEEYERRQRFVIMAKEAHEAMRDLVHIEEIALQSPCRAIYFTFLLSRCAHVRRVHLGRNSDVGDEAMLKVYVQHGWTHLEEFHCEKSDHLTVNTLQLLTHQCGQIRAISDIQAWSAVLPTQVGQFRESSFRQNWDLDTSSHQKLRKYLEMRDFERKAYVNRIAGPTMERIRRAQQDRWQRQHQPHEI is encoded by the coding sequence ATGGTGGCAAAGAAACCAGTCAAGACATTGAGAGAGCTCTGTCTCAAGGCTATTCCCACCTTGGTGACAACCCACATTCGAAAAATGGCATCCAAGTCCAGTGCACTTCAATGGTATTCCATTTTAGACGGGGATATGGAAGTCAATCGAGATCATTTACTTCAAGCGCAAGTGAAACTGTCCCAGAAATGCATCAACGAACAGATTATTTGGTACGACTACGAAGATGTCTTCAAGGCATTGCTCAAAGGCGTAGAAGAAGCCATAACGAAAACGCGGAAATTGTGGAACCCGGCAGGGGATATGGCTCAATATCGGCAAGAAATGGAGGCCACCTCGTCCTTCACCGATCTGGTCTTGCTACCAATGTTGAGGCGGCTCGATTTTCGTTACATTCCCAAGTCGCTTCGATCACGGGTAGTGGATCGTTTTGAAACGTATTCAGAATTAAGAGAATTGATTTTGGGAACTGGCCAAGGAGGACAATGGCTCTTCAAAGGGATGATACCGGGCTTGATTCGGGGTCTGAAAGTCATGACCAAATTGGAACGATTTACTTGCAAGCATGACTGTACCGTGGAGTTAGTCGCGATATTATCTGAAACCTGTGCAAAGACGCTTAAAGTACTTGACGTAGAAAACTCCAAGGGTGTGACCAACAAAGCGGCACCCTATATCATGTTGATGTCCAATGTCGAAGAGTTGAATCTGTTCAACACGCCTATGGACGACGAATCCAAGGCCAGGATTTTGATAAGTCTGCCCAATTTAACCAATTTGGTTCGGGGCGATTTTCTTTGCGAAGCACTCGGATGGATCGACTACCTGGAGGAGGTGGATGCCCCTCAATTTCTCCTTACGGACTTTTTCCCTTCTCAAAGCTACTACTTCCACGAGGAATGGCAGATGGAGATGGTCGGTCGGATGTGTCCCTACATGGCCACCATGTACTTTATCTTCCACGAATCATGCGTACCCGATTATCTCGTCTTGGCTACATTCGAGTACCTGACCGAATTGGACCTGTATGGAGGTTCTTTCTACAAGGACAAAGTCAAAGACTTGCTATCCCTCCGAGGCTTCCACTTGAAACGCCTCAATCTGATCGCCATGAGCCAAGTAGACTACGGAGCCTTGGCGCATATCTCCCAAACTTGTCCCGACCTGATCAGACTGGGATTGAACAATTGTGACCTGGGCCACTACCGTCCCGTGTCCGATCCCAACTCGGACGAAGAATACGAGCGGCGGCAACGCTTCGTCATCATGGCCAAAGAGGCTCACGAGGCTATGCGGGATCTGGTCCACATCGAAGAAATCGCCCTCCAGAGTCCATGTCGGGCTATCTACTTCACGTTCCTTCTCAGTCGATGTGCTCACGTGCGACGGGTTCATTTGGGGCGGAACAGTGACGTGGGCGACGAAGCCATGCTCAAGGTGTACGTCCAACACGGCTGGACGCATCTGGAGGAGTTCCATTGCGAGAAAAGTGACCATCTGACCGTGAACACGCTTCAATTGCTGACCCATCAATGCGGCCAAATTCGGGCCATCAGTGACATTCAGGCTTGGTCGGCGGTCTTGCCTACACAAGTGGGCCAATTTCGCGAGTCTAGCTTCCGACAAAACTGGGATTTGGACACAAGTAGTCACCAAAAATTGAGGAAATACTTGGAGATGCGCGATTTCGAGCGCAAGGCCTACGTGAATCGGATTGCTGGGCCCACCATGGAACGCATCCGAAGGGCCCAACAAGACCGATGGCAACGACAGCACCAGCCTCACGAAATTTAG